In Helianthus annuus cultivar XRQ/B chromosome 3, HanXRQr2.0-SUNRISE, whole genome shotgun sequence, a single window of DNA contains:
- the LOC110932072 gene encoding uncharacterized protein LOC110932072, with protein MHFPGKWRRWVMGLVESAKSSVLVNGAPTFEFKYSKGIRQGDLMLPFLFLIGMDAFSVMMKKAIAEGIFKGFVAPNGGPSVSCLLFANDSLILGEWSDSSATNLLRLLRCFNIMSSLNINYNNSSLIGVGVNEMEVVSMANKINRRIGKTSFLNIGLKVGANMNRISCWQPTIDVFDSRLATWKASSLSLGEDS; from the coding sequence ATGCATTTTCCTGGGAAGTGGAGAAGATGGGTTATGGGTCTTGTTGAGTCGGCTAAATCCTCGGTCCTTGTTAATGGTGCTCCTACGTTCGAATTCAAGTATTCAAAAGGGATAAGACAAGGCGATCTTATGTTGCCTTTTTTGTTTCTCATTGGGATGGATGCTTTTTCGGTGATGATGAAGAAGGCTATTGCCGAGGGGATCTTCAAGGGATTTGTAGCTCCGAATGGGGGCCCAAGTGTTTCTTGCTTATTGTTTGCCAATGACTCTCTTATTTTAGGGGAGTGGTCCGACTCGAGCGCTACCAACCTGTTAAGGTTGTTGAGATGCTTTAACATAATGTCGAGCCTTAACATTAACTATAATAATTCAAGCCTTATTGGGGTAGGAGTCAACGAAATGGAGGTGGTTTCTATGGCTAACAAGATTAATCGTAGAATAGGAAAGACCTCTTTTCTTAATATTGGGCTTAAAGTTGGTGCAAATATGAATCGTATTAGTTGTTGGCAACCGACTATAGACGTCTTTGATTCTAGGTTGGCGACTTGGAAAGCTTCGTCGCTATCATTGGGGGAAGACTCATGA